One Papaver somniferum cultivar HN1 chromosome 10, ASM357369v1, whole genome shotgun sequence genomic window carries:
- the LOC113317860 gene encoding protein NRT1/ PTR FAMILY 3.1, whose amino-acid sequence MEKKHEHAVRCHRKKGGLRTMPFIFANEICEKLAVVGFGANMISYLTRELHMPLTKAANTLTNFGGTASLTPLLGAFISDAYAGRFWTITAASIIYQIGMISLTLSAVLPQLRPPPCKENQVCQEANSGQLAILYISLLLTAVGSGGIRPCVVAFGADQFDERDPEQKTKTWNFFNWYYFSMGVSILAAVTVIVYIQDNIGWGWGLGIPAVAMLLSIIVFIFGYPLYRNLNPSGSPFTRLLQVIVAAFRKRNSKMVSNDTVLYENEELDAAISSTGILIHTKQLSFLDRAAIASEEDFETKTSSPNLWRLSTVHRVEELKSVIRMGPIWASGILLITAYAQQNTFSLQQARTMDRHLTKSFQIPPGSMSVFTIVTMLVTISVYDRILIKIARKYTGLDRGISFLHRMGIGFVISVLATFVAGFVEVKRKSVARAYGLTDNKDTFIPISVFWLVPQYALHGMAEAFMSIGHLEFFYDQAPESMRSTAAALFWTAISAGNYCSSLLVSLVHKYSAKVGGTDGESSNWLPDDNINKGKLEYFYWLITLLQVINLAYYVICAKFYTFKPIQVRLKDQEKGEALQDQTKQGIELGRI is encoded by the exons ATGGAAAAGAAACATGAGCATGCTGTTCGATGTCATCGGAAGAAGGGTGGACTTAGAACCATGCCCTTTATCTTCG CAAATGAGATATGCGAGAAGTTAGCTGTAGTTGGTTTTGGTGCTAATATGATCAGCTACTTAACTCGAGAACTACATATGCCATTAACAAAGGCAGCCAACACTCTGACTAACTTCGGAGGAACCGCAAGCTTGACACCATTACTCGGTGCCTTCATCTCTGATGCTTATGCTGGCCGATTCTGGACTATAACTGCTGCTTCCATCATTTACCAAATA GGGATGATAAGCTTGACTCTGTCGGCAGTTCTTCCTCAATTAAGGCCACCTCCATGTAAAGAAAATCAAGTATGCCAAGAAGCTAATTCAGGACAACTTGCAATACTCTATATATCTCTCCTCCTAACGGCAGTCGGTTCTGGTGGAATCAGACCATGTGTAGTAGCATTTGGAGCAGATCAGTTCGACGAACGTGATCCTGAACAAAAAACTAAAACTTGGAACTTCTTCAACTGGTATTATTTTAGCATGGGTGTTTCAATTCTCGCGGCGGTAACAGTTATCGTatatattcaagataatattggTTGGGGATGGGGACTTGGGATTCCTGCAGTCGCTATGCTTCTATCTATAATTGTTTTCATTTTTGGCTACCCACTTTACCGAAACTTGAATCCTTCTGGTAGCCCTTTTACTAGGTTGTTACAAGTCATTGTGGCGGCCTTCAGAAAAAGAAACTCGAAGATGGTTTCAAATGATACAGTGCTTTATGAAAATGAAGAACTTGATGCTGCTATTTCTTCAACCGGGATCCTTATTCACACCAAACAGTTAAG CTTTCTTGATAGGGCGGCAATAGCaagtgaagaagattttgaaactaAGACATCATCACCAAACTTATGGAGACTAAGTACAGTCCATCGAGTCGAAGAATTGAAATCCGTCATCCGAATGGGACCAATTTGGGCTTCAGGGATTCTTCTAATAACAGCATATGCACAACAAAATACATTCTCATTGCAGCAAGCTCGAACAATGGATCGACACCTTACCAAATCATTCCAAATTCCTCCCGGTTCAATGTCGGTTTTCACGATTGTTACCATGTTAGTAACAATATCAGTGTACGATCGAATTTTGATCAAAATTGCAAGGAAGTATACCGGTTTAGATCGAGGAATATCCTTCTTACATCGAATGGGTATCGGTTTTGTTATATCGGTATTGGCTACATTTGTTGCCGGATTCGTTGAAGTTAAACGTAAAAGTGTCGCTAGAGCCTATGGTTTAACTGATAACAAAGATACGTTCATACCAATATCAGTTTTTTGGCTTGTTCCACAATATGCACTTCATGGTATGGCTGAAGCTTTTATGTCAATAGGGCATCTTGAATTCTTTTATGATCAAGCTCCTGAGAGTATGAGAAGTACAGCTGCTGCACTATTTTGGACTGCTATATCAGCTGGGAACTATTGCAGTTCATTGTTAGTTTCATTAGTTCATAAGTATAGTGCAAAGGTTGGAGGTACCGACGGAGAATCATCAAATTGGCTTCCCGATGATAATATTAACAAAGGAAAATTAGAGTACTTCTACTGGTTGATCACATTATTGCAAGTTATAAATCTTGCTTACTACGTTATATGCGCTAAGTTTTATACGTTTAAGCCAATCCAAGTTcgacttaaagatcaagaaaagGGCGAAGCTTTGCAAGATCAAACCAAACAAGGAATCGAGCTTGGTAGGATATAG